A window of Rhipicephalus microplus isolate Deutch F79 chromosome 8, USDA_Rmic, whole genome shotgun sequence genomic DNA:
GGTGTACAAATACAGCACTGCGCATGACCCTTGCTGTGATCTCATAAGGGCTTTCCCTGTAGAAAGTCTGATAAATCACTTCTTTCAATGAGCATTGTAGAAGGCGAGCACCTACTTCATCATCAACATTTTGCCACTCAAACTTCATTTACGCCCGAGAGTTCTGCGCTACAATTTTTGCAGCAAGTAACTTTCTGAAAGACTGTGTGCAACTGTGGCCTTCTTTCACTTGCAGAGGAATGGAGTGTCAGTTGGGCCACTCTTTCTCAGCGTGGCTCTACACTGTAGTATATACTTAAATATTCATCAGCTCAAACTGATCTGCACCAAACGTGGGACCATGTGTCATATAGTGTATCGAAGTTCCACCTgttgcacacacacgcacacgatgGATGAATGGGGTCATTGAATGATCTTGGCTGTCCAATAAAAAATGTGCTCAGGTTTCAAGGTCTCTCCTCGCAGTACAATTCTTTACACGGTGCAATCCTTGATGGCAGCAATATTTTTTTGATGAGAAGACAGAAACCTATATAGGATATTACATGCAGCTGTGTTACGTAGAGAAATGTATAGGGAGGAGCACATTAGCTTGGCTGCAATCCTGGGATGGTAAGAGCTCAGAGGCTGCATTATTGTGCCCTAACGTGCCAGTTCGGTAGAAAAGCTATGCAAATGTCATTTGATGGGCATATTCCATAACCACTTCGGGCAATGGAAAATGCACACTTGTTAGAAATGCTTATAAACATGTGtgacagatgaaaaaaaatgttttattgaTGAGCAAAAAACCACAAAAACCAGACCCTTTTTCTGCACAGCCAGCACAAGCTGGCACGACCCAAACCCCGCAAATGCGCACTTGACGCACGTTGCATAACCGACCTTTTCTTCTTGGGACACGCTTGACGCCacctatggcaaaaaaaaaaaaaaaagactgctgcgAAGAGAGTTGAGTCATGCTGGAGCTCAGTCGCCATTTTCGCGGCAGCTAGCCGGGGATCCGCTGCGGCTCCGTGATCGTGACTCGCGCCTGGGGGACTGCGACCGACTCTTGCCACTTGCGGGACCGGCAGAGTTCGACCGTGACCGATCACGAGATCGGCTACGGGACGAGCTCTTTCTCTCGTCCTTCTTGGCAACTTTCCCATTCTCCTCTCCCTTGCCAGGTGAAGCAGAGCGGGATTTCCCGCGGCTACCGCTGCGACTACGACTTGACTTCTTCGGTGACTCTTCCTTCGACTTCTTGCGACTCCGCGAACGGCTCTCACGCTCCTTGACAGGCGACCTGGAGCGGCTTCGTGAATACCCCTTGTTGTTAGTGGGGGACTTGGAACGCGACGCGCTCCTCGACTTCCGGCCACCTCTGCCACTGCCGGGAGACTTTGATCGACTTCGGCTCAACGACTTATTGTCTGCCTTGCCCTCGGACCGGCTACGGCTGCGAGACTTCCGTTCATTACTAGCAGATCGCGACCGGCTACGGCTGGACGGCTTGCTGCGCTTCTTGCTTGGCGAGCCACTTCGGCTGCGGCTGGCGGCCTTCTCGTCCTCGCTCCTCTTGCTGGCTGCGGAGTGGCTGCGGCTGCGGCTCGGCTGCTTACGGTCCTTGCTGCCCGAACGGCTGCGACGCTTGGGCGACCGGGAGCGGCTGCGAGACTTGCGGCGTGTTGCGGGCGACTTGGAGCGGGACTCGCTGGAGCGGCGCCTGCGCGAAGCACTCCTGGAGCGCCGTTTGACAGAGCGAGAGCGGCTCCGCGAAGCACTGCGTGAGCGGCGCCGTTTTTGTGGGCTACGGCTCTTGCGGCGCCTGGAGCCGGAGCGCGATCGACGGTTGCGCCGCGGTGAGCGACTTTTGGAACGTCTACGGCTTCGACTGCGGCTCCTTGAAAAGCTGAAACGAAATGTAAACAAACCAATGGGGTCGGTTAATTTAAACTTGCTGTTCTTCAATATACATAGACGTCTACCACCCACATTACATGGGCACTTTTCAGTGCCGAGCTGAGAGGCCAACAGTGAACTGCGATTGCAGTTAAAAGCACATTTAAATATACACATTTAAATAGCACATTAAATATACACATTTAAATAGCACATTTAAATTGCAGTTAAATACCGCATACTAAATATTCTGAAATATTTCTGAAGATACTCTGAAGAAACGACTAAATACTCCTGAAATCACCAGCTTAGAAAAGCAATTTCAGCACGATACGAGTGCCAGTTTTACCTTCTATTGGCTTTTCCTCAACGACTCTGATCCGCCGACCGTTGATCTCGGTGTTGTCCAGTTTCTCAATTGCTCGCTTCATGTCGGAGTAGGAAGCGAACTCCACAACACTGTGGAAAACAACCACATGTCAGTGTGGGAAACCTTTACATATTTGCATATACATACAGCGATGTTTCTTGTGACAAAACCCTAATTTTGAGGCCTGCAATAGTGGAAAGACTAGATCAACTTTGACCGCATAGAGCTTTTGAATGACGTAACTCATGGGTTTGAACTAGTTGGTACTCAATACTTCACTACTATGTCAGTCTTCTTGCCTACTTCTTGTCTTCTTGGTCTACTTGACCTACCCTTGCACATAATTGCAGTCAAAGTCATTAACTTTGCCAAAATTTAAATAGATGTTGGCGTAGTTGGTAAAAGAAGCACAAACTGAGGGGTGCAGATAAGAAggcaggataagtgctgaaggaGACGGAGTTGCTCATCTTGTCCCCACTTCGTGTATGACTTGCCCCACTGTCAAGCTACGTATGCGATTGTTTTTTGTGTTACGTCTCCATCTCAATGTGGTACCTGTTGCTGATTATTAAACCTACCCAAACAGTTCGATAGCTGCGTAACTACAGTCACTCTCAATATTCAGAACTCACAGGAAAGACTCCTTCGgtacttaaaaaaaaattattatgatTAAATTNNNNNNNNNNNNNNNNNNNNNNNNNNNNNNNNNNNNNNNNNNNNNNNNNNNNNNNNNNNNNNNNNNNNNNNNNNNNNNNNNNNNNNNNNNNNNNNNNNNNNNNNNNNNNNNNNNNNNNNNNNNNNNNNNNNNNNNNNNNNNNNNNNNNNNNNNNNNNNNNNNNNNNNNNNNNNNNNNNNNNNNNNNNNNNNNNNNNNNNNACGTTCCCATAGCGGTTTTGAATGCGcagttctgcgcattcaaaacttgtaaagcgagcgattgcaaaatcctgtctaaaggcggccctgatgcggtcttgccatcacacattgtgtactagttttgagtcacaggtgcgcagattgcgcaaggcagggtacccggataacatactgtgttccatagctgaaagtatcttaaaagacatcaaacagctaaccgaaccgactagtggtcaagaaaaaagttctttttcaagaacagcagtcattccttacttgcataaggtgtcacattgtttaaaaaaggtagcacaaaaagctggaatcagagttgttttttcagccagaaataagttctctagtatgtgccatcaggtgaacagagaggacagagggccacgcgtgtgtgataaaaaacacgcaatcaagtttgttgaatgttgtttttgtgccatttatgaaatccccctctcttgcggccgctgttacatcgggcattctggccgctgtataaatgaccgcctcagggaacaccgcaatctaatgcggggttctgttggcagccacttagctgcgcacagctccatttgtggatgccgtgcattgtttgacaaatgcaagatacttcgacgctacagagataaaaggacacgtgagatttatgaggcattctgcataatcaagaaaggcgatatgtgtgtcagtgcaccttcgataacgctcctcaccagggaattggcgtatttgacaagcgaatgattgcgcaatcacagtttatttgttatacgcatacaatcataacaaaaattactctttcatgtcactcgacttctctccctcttttttcaagtttcgtgtgctatatatacacccctgtacgaaataaatttttggttgtaagtcagcgcctcgtccgtctcttctctgtcctgtgtcctgtgttacgcgctgttttttcacctcgttgaccatgtaccaaccggcccaaataagcactttagtacagttctttaagaaatgttgaggtgtgagtagccatcttcctagttgagagattcaagcactgggcttagggcgtccaataatccaagtgcgcttcgagcagatggtgtcttcatgtcgactaatatcgctcggatggcttctataagggaacgcagcaccgagatcacttgacgatcagttttaggcaaatcttccatggttggagacggctcttgtgtggccacaacctgcagaggttccttggcagaagagcgcgtcaggagcgtgggccattcctctacagaaggaggcttctctgtttctttcgtagaagtggtgggccctttcgcggcgctactggatagaaccgctaaagagtgggaaggagcgtctcgggaatgtgccttctttgaagactttcgatgatgccgacgtcgacgccgacgccggactacttcggctgcctccctgtgtgttgagttgtctcgggccatttgtctgagaaccgcgcgctccttttggattcgaggacagtctttcgacgaggcagcatgaggaccactgcagttggcgcacttcagagtagtcgcccgacaggtgtcttcagcatgaggttcagcgcagcggagacacagtcgtaagttggggcatacgcccttgacgtgtcctagcctgaagtactgatgacattgaagtggcttttggatgaatggtcgaaccggatgtcgaaaatgtccaactttaacgtgggacggtatgcaatctcccttgaaaaacacttttacgcagcgcgcatttccaaggcgccgcacttgcgtaatgacagttccctcgtttgcaggcttgatgagggtagacaagtcagcattaggaatggcagtgtcgatgtcataaattacaccggcaattgatttgtcatccatcgggataaaggggcgcattttaatgccacctagctcagtcatttgctgcagctgtcctagcgcactcacatcgtgcacgtctatggcgagaatgttcttccttgtgtttactcgtacgtccttatttgatgtggcaccgcacattcgagagcaaccgaaagggcttgcctgttcaggagccgcaggttgcttgatggatcttcgggcatgaagatgatgacgtgcggccagcgcgcaggccttgaatgcacagtcgctgtgcttgcaggagctgatgctgctgtattcgccgttcttctctttgccctcttatccctgtcacaccggtcccgttaattagggaggcgatcaccgggctaattcctagagccgaagtatcggccccccgaaccgcaccacgaaagcatggacaatttagaagtggtccttattggcgcgccagcacacgccggctgtggcccaaagaacaagtcagagccgagagttgataaacaaaacaaatattatattctcaaaattggcagatcgaaaacaatacacaagaatgcacactccacaatagttacatacaatacgtcaccaatcaaacaacgtactacacagtacaatcagccacactcaaaacaacggacacagacaacgatacgcactacaatgcagtcgcatgcattgaacgaccaagacacttaaagactaaggcccaaacaacgaaacgttcctttcctttgaccgcgtcctctccttacgtgaggcttccttacaaccaagtaccgacggaggaagcaagcgtactctgaaagctcccttaacccgtcctcgcgggaggaatggttgccgcgctcctgcgttcgagattatcgaatataagctttgctcacaagcgtttattctgtaaaaaaaagttgggtcaccacattacttccaaattgaagtgttaatatagagacgcgtgtacgctttcttcaaactacgattactgaatgtgaaaagccacCGTAGTTGAGCGCAAAACGTGGTGCATTCTAGCAACATTGAAAcgccccacggaggaaggaaaaaggtttcCTTTACTTCCTCCGTGGTGCAGTGCACGCACGCTCGCCGCTCGCGTCTCCCCACAGGGGTGGGGTGAGAGGGTTGCctcgaaaacgaaaacatcacgtgggctagctgtgaggcgaagcgctcgttcagggcaaggagcggacctaagggcgcacgaaggtagccccaaagcaaccttaagctgaggaagcgccaaggaagccttcACCGAGGGCTCCTCAACGGCTCCTTagtgaggaagctttcagagtgacataaggcggcctcacaaaaatgacggcttcctcactgaggaaaggaacgtttcgttgtttggccctaaagagatagaaaacctatccagtccaaagttcttggaacaaaagtctggatgatactcttccgagaatcactcactcaaagaccagcgttgttgtcgttccgcgccctctgaagtttctcttccaggaaacctcgccgaagtttctcttccaggaaacctcgcgtcctcaaatggccactctccaagcttcaaacttcttcgccggaaatacgtcggtttcacacacgcagctgttgccacgcgtcttcgctcgatagcggtaaacacacgctcttgcctgtagctcgagccttcacccctcaggtggaaatcctcttcatctcctgcttcgtcactacggacgaaaccttcgccgactacacggcggaatccctacgcgctccggcgttaacttccgtcttctcctgatctctcatctcggctgctcggttaaataccttgcgcgcgacattccagacgcttctcgtcatttcgtcggcgcgatacgcagcgaaagctgggaagagggcgagacggtgggaatgccctctccggccggtgagtcaactcggtatgaccccgcccctttcgttctggaaaaatcgagtgcttgctcggccgccgttgtggggtgaggaggttcgtagatgaagccacgcttctgcggggagagcgcgcgcccggggagccttggacgtttgctttctttttttttcttttgacctcgcggcgtttctcccgcccgttgtcgcaagaatttggcggcgcgctcttttttagcgctcgttctgtgacaatcccggacaggtataaagctgccatcggatgtgtcgtcttccgacatagagtagagatcggtgtcctcagtgtcactgggagagccagctcgcttccttgtggttgacgggtgtgaggacctgtgaccaggcgggcctctggcatgctccgtgtccatcaccgcaagacggagaggcgaggcacctcaaaagaccgattatttcactaaaatgaaacagagcgctgaaacaagcgttcttcgtttgtttgtttgtttgtatcctttaaTCTATGGCTCTTCAAGAGACTTCTTCTTCTCCTAGGAAAGatattgagggggggggggggtatctatATCTTTGAAAATACGGACGCCGGATTACTGCGGTGGATCCCTCCAAATTAAGGGCCCCCCTACCTGTTGAGGATCACCCGGCCTGAAAGTTTCGAGTCGCACTTCCCACGACTAGCGTTGCGAGCCTGTCCTCAAGTCGCCAAACGGCGTCTGCCGGACTCTGTGCACCGTGGTTGGATGACATCGGTTCGAATGACGATATTGCGCGAGGCCGTCGTTGGAGCTCACAACCCGTGTTCGTTCACAAGACACCATCGGCTTACGTTCGCAAGCAGAATGCGTAAAGGTATAGGTGTCTAAAGCACCACAATCTCAGGATAGAAATCTTAAGTTCGGGTGAGAAATTCGTTCCCGTAAGGACTACACGACTGCTATGTTGTGTCGGTTGGATTCAATGACTAGAGACATTGTTAGTGACATAAATCATTGGCTTTCGGACATTTCTTTATACGTTGTGATTGTGTTTGATGTGAGAGTGTGTTTTACATGTGTCTgctcgtgtgtttttttttccatgtACTTCTCTTCATTTCTCGTTTCTTAGATGTATGCTCAACAGTCACTCAAGAGCCAAAAAGTAGCCGGGCTCCTTACTTGTGCGCaaacattaatatatatatatatatatatatatatatatatatatatatatatatatatatatatatatatatatatatatcttcggcTTCGTTTTAAGGTTATTTTTAACACGTTATTATGTCCTCTCTGCAGATAGCTTGACAATAAGTTACCCTGCACGCTTCATTTCAGATACCAGCACAGGCGCCTCCTCCTTGCCATTGCGGAAGCTGGACTTTCCAAGCCTCACAGAAAACTCGTGGAGCCCGACAGCATGGTCGAAGAAAACACGTCCGAGCAAATGAAATTTCATTTACTCGCTTACATGTCTGGCTGCGCTGCGAGTTGTACGGTTCTAGCTTTAGAAGTTGTCGCCCAAACACGATTCTTCAAGCATTTACGCGCTCGGTTCGGACGTTCCCATTGAAGAGAGGGCGATAAGCTTCGTGGGTCGTTTTCGGTTGCAAGATTTTGCGTAACGCGACGAACGACAAAGGATATACAGATGATGTCTGCCGCGGACGTTAGATGTGGAGCTTCTGGGATTGCGCAAGTTCTGTGTATCCCAGGTTCATCTTTATTTAAAGCGCTTATTATACATTGTTACTTGCGCCAACTACAGGTCTGTGTACGCCCTTCGACTTGTGATTGTACGAGACAGCGCTAATGTGTTTGTTGCACGTTATTAGTTGTACCAAACGAAGGCCCATGGACATATTCTACTTGTGCTTGCACGTGACGTCGCTAATGGGGTGGTTGCCCATCGTTACTTGCACCAAAAAGAGGCCTATTTGCACCATTCTACTTGAGATTGCACGTGACAGCGCTAATGTGTTTGTGGTACATTGTTACTTGCGCAAACTAGAGGCAATGTATGCCGTTAAACTTGTGATTACACGTGACTGCGCTAATGTGTTTGTTGCACATTCTTACTTGCGCCAACTAAAGGCTTATGTACGCCGTTCGACTTGTACTCGCTCGTAATGGCTCTAATGTGTTTGTATTACATAGTTTGTTTTGCCAGGTACAGGCCTATGTAAACCGTTCGACTTGAAAATGTACGCGACGGGTCTAATGTGCTTAATTACAGGCACAGAAAACGCACAGAGCACGTTATAAGTGTgtgtgagtgattttaaatgaaaagaagagaaaagtgagccccataactgtctttATCAGGGGGAGgatacctcaacagtagctcacgaggggttgGGGTAAAAGAGGGATTaagaggataggattaaaaggtaaagagacagagggggagaaaggaaggagagagcgaggcgcagggacagcgaacgacggaagttaggagaagatatgaaagatggacacggtcgcaggagtccgaggacgaggcaccactcggcgagagctcttgtcggcgtcaggagatggcgttgggcaagcccagtcggccagagctgggCTGTCGTCGGAgttcgcgggggcacaaccggtcggcacgaaatccagcgagcgagtcttaTAAGTGTGAACCTAGTAAATATAATGTAGCGTTAACGGTATACAATCGCCATTTTTATCGAACGCGCGTTTACGGACGTTGAGAAAGTTGTTTTTTCTAACGCTGTGCTTCCCTGCTCGCACTATTGCAGAGTGGACACAGCGATAGAGGTAGCTTAGCAGCTTTACATCTATTACCtacgcgttgttgttgtttttttagctCACAAATAGGTTTCCAAGCCACAATTTTCCTAAGGGGGATCGTGAACACTTCAGGCGGAGTAGATGTGAGTGTGTCAATGAATGGACTGTGTGAATGCTAAAACGCGAGTATCTGTGCATGACAATTGGCGCGAGTAAAGTCTGTGACTATGAATATGAGTAAGTTTTTCTTCACGGAATACCTCTTTCCTGCTACACAATTCATCACTCTGGTCTCTCTTGCTCCGCACTCCCTTATAGTTACTGTATATGTG
This region includes:
- the LOC142769063 gene encoding serine/arginine-rich splicing factor 6-like (The sequence of the model RefSeq protein was modified relative to this genomic sequence to represent the inferred CDS: added 59 bases not found in genome assembly), which codes for MRQVGDVTYADAHRHRRNEGVVEFASYSDMKRAIEKLDNTEINGRRIRVVEEKPIEGKTGTRIVLKLLF